A stretch of the Thermus thermophilus genome encodes the following:
- the pyrE gene encoding orotate phosphoribosyltransferase, with product MDVLELYRRTGALLEGHFLLRSGLHSPLFLQSAALLQHPLYAEAVGEALAKLFEEERVDFVIAPAIGGVVLSFVVAKALGARALFAEKDGRGGMLIRKGLTVNPGDRFLAVEDVVTTGESVRKAIRAAEALGGVLVGVGAIVDRSGGRVDFGVPFRALLALEFPQYPEEACPLCREGVPLEEV from the coding sequence ATGGACGTCCTGGAGCTTTACCGGAGGACGGGGGCTCTTTTGGAGGGCCACTTCCTCCTGAGGTCGGGCCTCCACTCCCCCCTCTTTTTGCAGTCGGCGGCCCTCCTCCAGCACCCCCTCTACGCCGAGGCGGTGGGGGAGGCCCTGGCCAAGCTCTTTGAGGAGGAGAGGGTGGACTTCGTCATCGCCCCCGCCATCGGGGGCGTGGTCCTCTCCTTCGTGGTGGCGAAGGCCCTCGGGGCCCGGGCCCTCTTCGCCGAGAAGGACGGGAGGGGGGGGATGCTCATCCGCAAGGGGCTCACCGTGAACCCCGGGGACCGCTTCCTGGCGGTGGAGGACGTGGTGACCACCGGGGAAAGCGTCCGCAAGGCCATCCGGGCGGCGGAGGCCTTGGGCGGGGTGCTGGTGGGCGTGGGGGCCATCGTGGACCGAAGCGGGGGGAGGGTGGACTTCGGGGTGCCCTTCCGCGCCCTCCTCGCCTTGGAGTTCCCCCAGTACCCCGAGGAGGCCTGCCCCCTCTGCCGGGAGGGGGTGCCCTTGGAGGAGGTCTAG
- the pyrF gene encoding orotidine-5'-phosphate decarboxylase codes for MDFLEALSRPPLVLGVDPRPKLHGPEPLAHIRRYTLELLEALAPRLAAAKFQLAFFEALGPEGMALLWELASASRVMGLPVIFDGKRGDIGSTAEAYARAYLEAFPGSALTVNPYLGLDALKPFFQAASRTGGGVFVLAKTSNPGSGFLQDLPVEGRPLYLHLAEALEREGEGYREGPWSRVGMVVGATYPEAVAGVRERAPHAPLLLPGVGAQGGRPLKGAGLLLAASRALYYPEGRPDLKAALEAAEALLKALVE; via the coding sequence ATGGACTTCCTGGAGGCCCTTTCCCGGCCGCCCCTCGTTCTCGGGGTGGACCCGAGGCCCAAGCTCCACGGCCCCGAGCCCTTGGCCCACATCCGCCGCTACACCCTGGAGCTCCTCGAGGCCCTGGCCCCGCGCCTTGCGGCGGCCAAGTTCCAGCTCGCCTTCTTTGAGGCCTTGGGCCCTGAGGGGATGGCCCTCCTATGGGAGCTCGCCAGCGCCTCCCGGGTCATGGGGCTTCCCGTGATTTTTGACGGGAAGCGGGGGGACATCGGCTCCACCGCCGAGGCCTACGCCCGGGCCTACCTGGAGGCCTTCCCGGGAAGCGCCCTCACCGTGAACCCGTACCTGGGCCTAGACGCCCTCAAGCCCTTCTTCCAGGCGGCCTCCCGCACGGGGGGCGGGGTCTTCGTCCTAGCGAAGACCTCTAACCCCGGCTCCGGCTTTCTCCAGGACCTCCCCGTGGAGGGGAGGCCCCTCTACCTCCACTTGGCCGAGGCCCTGGAGCGGGAGGGGGAAGGGTACCGGGAGGGCCCCTGGAGCCGGGTGGGGATGGTGGTGGGGGCCACCTACCCGGAGGCCGTGGCCGGGGTGCGGGAAAGGGCGCCCCACGCCCCCCTCCTCCTCCCCGGGGTGGGGGCCCAGGGGGGAAGGCCCCTCAAGGGGGCGGGGCTTCTCCTCGCCGCGAGCCGGGCCCTCTACTACCCCGAAGGAAGGCCGGACCTAAAGGCCGCCCTGGAGGCGGCGGAGGCCCTCTTGAAGGCTCTGGTAGAGTAG
- a CDS encoding aminotransferase class V-fold PLP-dependent enzyme, with protein sequence MDLSSLREDFPLLAKRPELVYLDSAATSQKPRRVIEALKRYYEEQNANVHRGAYRLSVEATEAYEEARRRLARFLHAEPREIVFVRNTTEAMNLVAYAWGLRNLKEGDEVLVTEMEHHAGLVPWHLVAGLKGAKVKAIPLTEEGRLDLSALDDLLTERTKVVSLVHMSNVLGTINPVAEIAKKAKEVGALVVVDGAQSAPHLPVDVQALGADFFALSGHKMLGPTGAGVLWGRYEVLEGMMPFLGGGEMIREVHVDRSTYAPPPQRFEAGTPPIAEAIALGEAAAYLMEVGMEKVFAHDRALLAYALERLEEVPRLRVYGPRGEDRGGVIPFTLGRLHAHDLATFLDQEGIAVRAGHHCAQPLHRKLGLAATARASFYLYNTKEEVDRFVEALLRIEAKYRAWL encoded by the coding sequence ATGGACCTAAGCTCCCTGAGGGAGGACTTCCCCCTCCTCGCCAAGCGCCCCGAGCTCGTCTACCTGGACTCCGCCGCCACGAGCCAGAAGCCGAGGCGGGTCATAGAGGCCCTGAAGCGCTACTACGAGGAGCAAAACGCCAACGTCCACCGGGGGGCCTACCGCCTCTCCGTGGAGGCCACGGAGGCCTACGAGGAGGCGCGGCGCCGCCTGGCCCGCTTCCTCCACGCCGAGCCCCGGGAGATCGTCTTCGTGCGCAACACCACGGAGGCCATGAACCTGGTGGCCTACGCCTGGGGCCTTAGGAACCTTAAGGAGGGGGACGAGGTCCTGGTCACGGAGATGGAGCACCATGCGGGCCTCGTCCCCTGGCACCTGGTGGCGGGCCTCAAGGGGGCCAAGGTGAAGGCCATCCCCCTCACCGAGGAAGGCCGCCTGGACCTAAGCGCCTTGGACGACCTCCTCACGGAAAGGACCAAGGTGGTCTCCCTGGTCCACATGTCCAACGTCCTCGGCACCATCAACCCCGTGGCCGAGATCGCCAAGAAGGCCAAGGAAGTGGGGGCCCTCGTGGTGGTGGACGGGGCCCAGTCCGCCCCCCACCTCCCCGTGGACGTCCAGGCCCTTGGCGCCGACTTCTTCGCCCTTTCCGGGCACAAGATGCTCGGGCCCACGGGGGCCGGGGTCCTTTGGGGGCGGTACGAGGTCCTGGAGGGGATGATGCCCTTCTTGGGGGGCGGGGAGATGATCCGGGAGGTCCACGTGGACCGCTCCACCTACGCCCCCCCGCCCCAGCGCTTTGAGGCGGGCACCCCCCCCATCGCCGAGGCCATCGCCCTGGGCGAGGCCGCGGCCTACCTCATGGAAGTCGGGATGGAAAAGGTCTTCGCCCACGACCGGGCCCTTCTGGCGTACGCCCTAGAGCGCCTGGAGGAGGTGCCGCGCCTCCGGGTCTACGGGCCCAGGGGCGAGGACCGGGGCGGGGTCATCCCCTTCACCTTAGGCCGCCTCCACGCCCACGACCTCGCCACCTTCCTGGACCAGGAGGGGATCGCCGTGAGGGCGGGCCACCACTGCGCCCAACCCCTCCACCGGAAGCTCGGCCTTGCGGCCACCGCCCGGGCGAGCTTTTACCTCTACAACACGAAGGAAGAGGTAGACCGCTTCGTGGAAGCCCTCCTAAGGATAGAGGCCAAGTACCGGGCCTGGCTATAA
- a CDS encoding archease — protein sequence MVVKPLDHTADVGFALEAPGLEELFQAALKGLLDVMFTTPPQGGRRRRRLRLFAEDLETLLVRFLNELIYLIQTKGFVPGRARIRVEEEEGGYRLTATLFGEPFQEGFGFQGEVKSATFHGLSVRKEDGRWKAQVILDV from the coding sequence GTGGTGGTGAAGCCCCTGGACCACACCGCCGACGTGGGGTTTGCCCTCGAGGCCCCAGGCCTGGAGGAGCTCTTTCAGGCGGCCCTGAAGGGCCTTCTAGACGTGATGTTCACCACCCCTCCCCAAGGGGGCAGGAGGCGGCGGCGCCTCAGGCTTTTCGCCGAGGACCTGGAAACCCTCCTCGTCCGCTTCCTCAACGAGCTGATCTACCTGATCCAGACCAAGGGCTTCGTCCCGGGAAGGGCCCGCATCCGGGTGGAGGAGGAAGAGGGCGGGTACCGCCTCACCGCCACCCTCTTCGGCGAGCCCTTCCAGGAGGGTTTCGGCTTCCAGGGGGAGGTGAAGAGCGCCACCTTCCACGGCCTCTCCGTCCGCAAGGAGGACGGCCGCTGGAAGGCTCAGGTCATCCTAGACGTGTAG
- a CDS encoding DUF302 domain-containing protein — translation MTELRKTLKGSIPEVRSRLEAALKEEGFGILTEIDVAATLKARLGLEKPPYLILGACNPHLAAQALEALPEIGLLLPCNVVLREAEEGVEVLVQDPGEMFRVLPEAAQKTLAPVAEEARTRLSRALARL, via the coding sequence ATGACGGAGCTGCGCAAGACCCTGAAAGGCTCCATCCCGGAGGTGCGTTCCCGGCTGGAAGCGGCCCTCAAGGAGGAAGGGTTCGGCATCCTCACGGAAATCGACGTGGCCGCCACCTTGAAGGCCCGGCTGGGCCTGGAGAAGCCCCCCTACCTGATCCTGGGGGCCTGCAACCCCCACCTGGCGGCCCAAGCCCTCGAGGCCCTTCCGGAGATCGGCCTCCTCCTCCCCTGCAACGTGGTGCTCCGGGAGGCCGAAGAGGGGGTAGAGGTCCTGGTGCAGGACCCCGGGGAGATGTTCCGGGTCCTCCCCGAGGCGGCTCAGAAAACCCTCGCCCCCGTGGCCGAGGAGGCCCGCACCAGGCTCTCTCGGGCCCTCGCCCGGCTCTAG
- a CDS encoding NAD(P)H-dependent glycerol-3-phosphate dehydrogenase: MRVAVLGAGAWGTALAVLLSSKGVPTALWARRREQAEALKVMRENRDYLPGVALPAYLYPTHDPEEALEGAELAVVAVPSKALRETLAGLPPAPWYVSATKGLFYEEEGVRTPSEVVEALTQRPAVALSGPNHAEEVARFLPTASVAAGPEDLARRVQALFSGPTFRVYTGRDRRGVELGGAVKNVLALAAGMVDGLRLGDNAKAALLTRGLKEMVRFGTALGGEEATFYGLAGLGDLLATAYSPLSRNRGAGERLVRGEARERLEDRGVVEGLYAVKAMVAWGKARGVELPIAEAVHGVAYEGLDPLAALRALMAREPKEE, translated from the coding sequence ATGAGGGTGGCGGTCCTGGGGGCGGGGGCCTGGGGGACGGCCTTGGCCGTGCTCCTCTCCAGCAAAGGGGTTCCCACGGCCCTCTGGGCCCGGCGGAGGGAGCAGGCGGAGGCCCTGAAGGTCATGCGGGAGAACCGGGACTACCTCCCGGGGGTGGCCCTTCCCGCCTACCTCTACCCCACCCACGACCCCGAGGAGGCCCTGGAGGGGGCGGAGCTCGCCGTGGTGGCGGTGCCCTCCAAGGCCCTCCGGGAGACCTTGGCCGGCCTTCCCCCGGCCCCCTGGTACGTCTCCGCCACCAAGGGCCTCTTTTACGAGGAGGAGGGGGTCCGGACGCCCTCGGAGGTGGTGGAGGCCCTGACCCAAAGGCCCGCCGTGGCCCTCTCTGGCCCCAACCACGCCGAGGAGGTGGCCCGCTTCCTCCCCACGGCGAGCGTGGCCGCGGGGCCGGAGGACCTCGCCCGGCGGGTCCAGGCCCTCTTCTCCGGGCCCACCTTCCGGGTCTACACCGGCCGGGACCGGCGGGGGGTGGAGCTCGGGGGGGCGGTGAAGAACGTCCTGGCCCTGGCGGCGGGGATGGTGGACGGGCTTAGGCTTGGGGACAACGCCAAGGCCGCCCTCCTCACCCGGGGCCTTAAGGAGATGGTCCGCTTCGGCACCGCCCTTGGGGGAGAGGAGGCCACCTTCTACGGGCTTGCGGGCCTTGGGGACCTCCTGGCCACGGCCTACAGCCCCCTTTCGCGAAACCGCGGGGCGGGGGAGCGGCTCGTGCGGGGGGAGGCCCGGGAGCGTCTGGAGGACCGGGGGGTGGTGGAGGGGCTCTACGCGGTGAAGGCCATGGTGGCCTGGGGGAAGGCCCGGGGCGTGGAGCTTCCCATCGCCGAGGCGGTCCACGGGGTGGCCTACGAGGGCCTGGACCCTCTGGCGGCCCTCAGGGCCCTCATGGCCCGGGAGCCCAAGGAGGAGTGA
- the sufU gene encoding Fe-S cluster assembly sulfur transfer protein SufU yields MSVLDELYREILLDHYQSPRNFGVLPQATKRAGGMNPSCGDQVEVMVLLEGDTIADIRFQGQGCAISTASASLMTEAVKGKKVAEALELSRKFQAMVVEGAPPDPALGDLLALQGVAKLPARVKCATLAWHALEEALR; encoded by the coding sequence ATGAGCGTCCTTGACGAGCTTTACCGGGAGATCCTCCTGGACCACTACCAGAGCCCCAGGAACTTCGGGGTTCTGCCCCAGGCCACCAAGCGGGCCGGGGGGATGAACCCCTCCTGCGGGGACCAGGTGGAGGTGATGGTGCTCCTGGAGGGGGACACCATCGCCGACATCCGCTTCCAGGGCCAGGGGTGCGCCATCAGCACGGCGAGCGCCTCCCTCATGACCGAGGCGGTAAAGGGCAAGAAGGTGGCGGAGGCTCTGGAGCTATCCCGCAAGTTCCAGGCCATGGTGGTGGAAGGGGCCCCCCCGGACCCCGCCTTGGGCGACCTCCTCGCCCTCCAGGGGGTGGCCAAGCTCCCCGCCCGGGTGAAGTGCGCCACCCTGGCCTGGCACGCCCTGGAGGAGGCCTTAAGGTGA
- a CDS encoding heavy metal translocating P-type ATPase, with protein MKHENPHHKHSHPHSEPQHAHPSGGHAAHTGHDKHAGHTPEMFRDRFFVSLLLTLPILYFSEHLQDWFGYRAAQFPGSAWVNPVLGTILYFYGGLVFLKGALRELRARTPGMMTLIALGITAAYGYSLAVSLGLPGKPFYWELATLIDVMLLGHWLEMASVQAASRALEELSKLTPTTAHRILGDRIEDIPVSALKEGDLILIRPGEQVPADGVVVEGASTMNEAFLTGESRPVPKEPGDEVIAGAVNGEGALKVRVTRTGEATTLSQILRLVQEAQASRSRFQVLADRVAGWLFYIALTLGTLTFLAWLALGQDFNFALSLAVTVVVIACPHALGLAIPLVMVNATALAARHGILVRNREAFERAREIRFVALDKTGTLTEGRFAVRAVYAQEASEEEALSLAAALEALSEHPLAQAILEAAQARGVPLPQAADFQAIPGKGVEGVLEGKRYRVGRPEWAEELGLKVSEPLKRGLKEAEARGESVVALMDEAQVLAFLALADRIRPSAKEAIQRLKAMGLTPVMITGDAEAVAKTVAQELGIERYHARVLPEEKARRVRELKREGPTAFVGDGINDAPALLEADLGIAIGAGTHVAIEAADLVLVESDPLDVVRALTLARATYAKMVQNLFWATGYNAIALPLAAGVAYPWGIVLSPAVGALFMSLSTVIVALNAMLLRRVRL; from the coding sequence ATGAAGCACGAGAACCCTCACCACAAGCACTCCCACCCCCATTCCGAACCCCAGCACGCGCACCCCTCTGGGGGGCACGCTGCCCACACGGGCCACGACAAGCACGCCGGGCACACCCCGGAGATGTTCCGGGACCGCTTTTTCGTAAGCCTCCTCCTCACCCTCCCCATCCTCTACTTCTCCGAACACCTCCAAGATTGGTTCGGCTACCGGGCAGCCCAGTTCCCGGGAAGCGCCTGGGTGAACCCCGTCTTGGGGACGATCCTCTACTTCTACGGCGGCCTGGTCTTCCTAAAGGGGGCGCTTCGCGAGCTTCGGGCGCGCACCCCCGGGATGATGACCCTCATCGCCCTGGGGATCACCGCGGCCTACGGCTACAGCCTGGCCGTCTCCTTGGGCCTTCCGGGAAAGCCCTTTTACTGGGAGCTGGCCACGCTCATTGACGTGATGCTCCTCGGGCACTGGCTGGAGATGGCCTCGGTGCAGGCAGCAAGCCGGGCCCTGGAGGAACTCTCCAAGCTCACGCCCACCACCGCCCACCGGATCTTGGGCGACCGCATAGAAGACATACCCGTCTCCGCCCTCAAAGAGGGGGACCTGATCCTTATCCGCCCCGGGGAGCAGGTGCCGGCGGACGGGGTGGTGGTGGAGGGCGCTTCCACGATGAACGAGGCCTTCCTCACCGGGGAGTCCCGGCCCGTGCCCAAAGAACCGGGAGACGAGGTGATAGCCGGGGCGGTGAACGGGGAGGGCGCCCTCAAGGTCCGGGTCACCCGCACCGGGGAGGCCACCACCCTAAGCCAGATCCTGCGACTGGTACAGGAAGCCCAAGCCTCCCGGAGCCGCTTCCAGGTCCTGGCAGACCGGGTTGCGGGGTGGCTCTTCTACATCGCCCTTACCCTCGGCACCCTCACCTTCCTCGCCTGGCTCGCCCTGGGACAGGACTTCAACTTCGCCCTCTCCCTGGCAGTAACCGTGGTGGTCATCGCCTGCCCCCACGCCCTAGGCCTCGCCATCCCCCTGGTCATGGTGAACGCCACGGCCCTGGCTGCCCGGCACGGCATCCTGGTCCGGAACCGGGAAGCCTTTGAACGCGCCCGGGAGATCCGCTTCGTGGCCTTGGACAAGACCGGGACCCTCACCGAGGGGCGCTTCGCCGTTCGGGCGGTCTACGCCCAGGAGGCCTCGGAGGAGGAGGCGCTCTCCCTGGCGGCGGCCCTCGAGGCCCTCTCGGAGCACCCCCTGGCCCAGGCCATCCTCGAGGCCGCCCAGGCACGGGGTGTTCCCCTCCCCCAGGCCGCGGACTTCCAGGCCATTCCCGGAAAAGGGGTGGAAGGCGTCCTGGAAGGCAAGAGGTACCGAGTGGGCCGGCCCGAGTGGGCGGAGGAGCTCGGCCTAAAGGTCTCCGAGCCCTTGAAGCGGGGGCTTAAGGAGGCCGAGGCCCGCGGGGAAAGCGTGGTGGCCCTGATGGACGAGGCGCAGGTCCTGGCCTTCCTCGCCTTGGCCGACCGCATCCGCCCCTCCGCCAAGGAGGCCATCCAGCGCCTTAAGGCCATGGGGCTCACCCCGGTCATGATCACCGGGGACGCCGAGGCCGTGGCCAAAACCGTGGCCCAGGAGCTGGGGATAGAACGCTACCACGCCCGGGTCCTCCCGGAGGAGAAGGCCCGGCGGGTGCGGGAGCTCAAGCGGGAGGGCCCCACCGCCTTCGTGGGGGACGGCATCAACGACGCCCCCGCCCTCCTCGAGGCCGACCTCGGCATCGCCATCGGGGCGGGGACCCACGTGGCCATAGAGGCGGCGGACCTGGTGCTGGTGGAGAGCGACCCCCTGGACGTGGTCCGCGCCCTGACGCTCGCCCGGGCCACCTACGCCAAAATGGTGCAGAACCTCTTCTGGGCCACGGGCTACAACGCCATCGCCCTCCCCCTCGCCGCCGGGGTGGCCTACCCTTGGGGGATCGTCCTCTCCCCAGCGGTGGGGGCGCTTTTCATGAGCCTTTCCACCGTCATCGTGGCCCTAAACGCCATGCTCCTAAGACGGGTGCGGCTTTAA
- a CDS encoding PIG-L deacetylase family protein, with protein MDLLVVVPHPDDESFGAGGALLLAKEAGLKTGVLTLTRGEAGRTLGLCPPEELPRVRVEELRRAAAVLQVDYLEVLDYPNALPEGAQGERGPATGRGLADHPEAVEAIRGRLLRLRPRFVLTFPPDGINGHPDHVAASRYAREAAQGLAQVVYLVRPDGPWPVTHRLRLPERVLARKLQAIAQHKTQALSVLKFLEMFPERLWTETFHLPGTSGLREGPWW; from the coding sequence ATGGACCTCCTCGTGGTGGTGCCCCACCCGGACGACGAGAGCTTCGGCGCGGGCGGAGCCCTCCTCCTCGCCAAGGAGGCGGGGCTTAAGACCGGGGTCCTCACCCTGACCCGGGGGGAAGCCGGGAGAACCCTTGGCCTCTGTCCCCCGGAGGAGCTGCCCCGGGTGCGCGTGGAGGAGTTAAGGCGGGCTGCGGCCGTCCTCCAAGTGGACTACCTCGAGGTGCTGGACTACCCCAACGCCCTCCCCGAGGGCGCCCAGGGGGAGCGGGGGCCCGCCACGGGCCGGGGGCTCGCCGACCACCCCGAGGCGGTGGAGGCGATCCGAGGGCGGCTCCTCCGCCTCCGTCCCCGCTTCGTCCTCACCTTCCCCCCGGACGGCATCAACGGCCACCCCGACCACGTCGCGGCGAGCCGCTACGCCCGCGAGGCCGCCCAAGGCCTCGCCCAGGTGGTCTACCTGGTCCGCCCCGACGGGCCCTGGCCCGTGACCCACCGCCTCCGCCTCCCCGAGAGGGTCTTGGCGCGGAAGCTCCAGGCCATCGCCCAACACAAGACCCAGGCCCTCTCCGTGCTGAAGTTCCTGGAGATGTTCCCCGAGCGCCTCTGGACCGAGACCTTCCACCTGCCGGGCACCTCCGGTCTCCGGGAGGGACCGTGGTGGTGA
- a CDS encoding class I SAM-dependent methyltransferase: MVRKRLFARIYPWLSAQHEALVAERKRVLFQEALGRVRPGEVLEIGPGPGTNLAYLPPGVRYLALEPNPFFHPRLRARAGALGIDLTLLSGRAEAIPLPGESVDLVVGTLVLCSVANPEKAIEEVHRVLRPGGAYLFLEHVAAPRRTPLRFLQEAATPFFSLLGDGCHPNRETLSLVQARFSRVEAEAFFLPFPVVAPHVAGLAFKG, encoded by the coding sequence GTGGTCCGCAAGCGCCTCTTCGCCCGCATCTATCCGTGGCTTTCCGCCCAGCACGAGGCCCTGGTGGCGGAGAGGAAGCGGGTCCTCTTTCAGGAGGCCCTTGGGCGGGTGAGGCCGGGGGAGGTTCTGGAGATCGGCCCTGGGCCTGGGACCAACCTGGCCTACCTGCCCCCGGGGGTCCGGTACCTGGCTCTCGAGCCCAACCCCTTCTTCCACCCCCGGCTCAGGGCCCGGGCGGGGGCCTTGGGGATAGACCTCACCCTCCTTTCCGGGCGGGCGGAGGCCATCCCCTTGCCTGGGGAGAGCGTGGACCTGGTGGTGGGCACCCTGGTCCTCTGCTCCGTGGCGAACCCCGAAAAGGCCATAGAAGAGGTCCACCGGGTCTTGCGGCCGGGCGGGGCCTACCTCTTCCTGGAGCACGTGGCCGCCCCCAGGAGAACCCCTTTGCGCTTTCTCCAGGAGGCGGCCACGCCGTTTTTCTCCCTCCTTGGGGACGGGTGCCACCCCAACCGGGAGACCCTCTCTCTGGTCCAGGCCCGCTTTTCTCGGGTAGAGGCGGAGGCCTTCTTCCTGCCCTTTCCCGTGGTGGCCCCCCACGTGGCGGGGCTCGCCTTCAAGGGGTAG
- a CDS encoding PepSY domain-containing protein: protein MKRIGFLGIAALLLLGLALTQGMMGGFGPGTMGYGPQYGPGMMGYGMMGGHGMMGMMAVYPPEARPISKEAAKARMEAYAQRLYPGARLKDFMAFSQNYYAQVVDEKGQGLFELIADRYTGVVSPEPGPNMMWNTRLGMMAYPTPAPPRYPLEAARKLAEGFLAAYLPGARILEEGTFPGYYTFDFGRGKVEGMLSVNAYTGEVWIHTWHGFFLGE, encoded by the coding sequence ATGAAACGGATCGGTTTTTTAGGTATCGCGGCCCTTCTGCTCTTAGGGCTCGCCCTCACCCAGGGCATGATGGGGGGCTTTGGGCCGGGAACGATGGGCTATGGCCCCCAGTACGGCCCGGGGATGATGGGCTACGGCATGATGGGGGGCCATGGGATGATGGGCATGATGGCGGTTTACCCGCCCGAGGCCAGGCCCATCTCCAAGGAAGCCGCCAAGGCTCGCATGGAAGCCTACGCCCAGCGGCTGTATCCGGGGGCCCGCCTCAAGGATTTCATGGCCTTCAGCCAGAACTACTACGCCCAGGTGGTGGATGAGAAAGGGCAAGGGCTCTTTGAACTCATCGCAGACCGCTACACCGGGGTGGTCTCCCCGGAACCGGGCCCCAACATGATGTGGAACACCCGCCTGGGCATGATGGCCTACCCCACGCCAGCCCCACCCCGTTACCCCTTGGAGGCGGCCAGGAAGCTGGCCGAGGGGTTCTTAGCTGCCTATCTCCCAGGGGCCCGGATCCTGGAGGAAGGAACCTTCCCAGGGTATTACACCTTTGACTTTGGCCGGGGAAAGGTGGAGGGCATGCTCTCGGTAAACGCCTACACGGGGGAGGTCTGGATCCACACCTGGCACGGCTTCTTCCTGGGCGAGTGA
- a CDS encoding Uma2 family endonuclease: MEKMLARKPLSLERYLEEEAKSPVKREFYRGFPYAMAGASALHNRVALNVAARFLEAARPRGCRVYMSDMKLRIRDEAVYYPDVMVVCGEGPPHPYYEEAPCAVVEVLSPATEALDRREKRAMYLSLDSLQVYLLVDPERCRFTAYHLTPEGFVEEEAEEVYVPCLDLRLSLEDAFRL, translated from the coding sequence ATGGAGAAAATGCTCGCCCGAAAGCCCCTTTCCCTGGAGCGCTACCTGGAGGAGGAAGCGAAAAGCCCCGTGAAGCGGGAGTTCTACCGGGGCTTTCCCTACGCCATGGCCGGGGCCAGCGCCCTCCACAACCGCGTGGCCCTGAACGTGGCCGCCCGCTTCCTGGAGGCGGCCAGGCCCCGGGGGTGCCGGGTCTACATGAGCGACATGAAGCTTCGCATCCGGGACGAGGCGGTCTACTACCCGGACGTGATGGTGGTCTGCGGGGAAGGCCCGCCCCACCCGTACTACGAGGAAGCCCCCTGTGCCGTGGTGGAGGTCCTCTCCCCCGCCACCGAGGCCTTGGACCGCAGGGAAAAACGGGCCATGTACCTGAGTCTGGATAGCCTCCAGGTCTACCTCCTGGTGGACCCGGAGAGGTGCCGCTTCACCGCCTACCACCTCACCCCGGAGGGGTTTGTGGAGGAGGAGGCCGAGGAGGTGTACGTGCCCTGTTTGGACCTTCGCCTCTCCCTCGAGGACGCCTTCCGGCTTTAA
- a CDS encoding alpha/beta fold hydrolase: protein MRGVVFLHAFPYSPRMWEGEVALLKTRLPVLAPHYLGLSLGKAAEKVLGEMDEAGLEQAVFVGLSMGGYLVFELFRKAPERFLGMVLSSTRAGPDSEEAKRNRYALRERVLKEGVGFLPEALLPSHLGRTTQAAKPEVVGKARALILEASPEAVAETLAALAERPDSTPLLPRMGVPALVLVGEEDTLTPPEEARRMWKALPDARMLILPETGHLANLENPKAFRTALLGFLAEFF, encoded by the coding sequence ATGAGGGGCGTGGTCTTCCTGCACGCCTTCCCCTATAGCCCCAGGATGTGGGAGGGCGAGGTGGCCCTCCTCAAGACCCGTCTCCCCGTCCTCGCCCCCCACTACCTGGGCCTTTCCCTGGGGAAGGCCGCCGAGAAGGTGCTAGGGGAGATGGACGAGGCGGGGCTGGAGCAGGCGGTCTTCGTGGGGCTCTCCATGGGGGGGTACCTCGTCTTTGAGCTCTTCCGGAAGGCCCCGGAGCGCTTCTTGGGGATGGTCCTCTCCAGCACCCGGGCGGGGCCCGACAGCGAGGAGGCCAAGCGGAACCGCTACGCCCTAAGGGAGCGGGTCCTGAAGGAAGGGGTGGGCTTCCTGCCCGAAGCCCTCCTCCCAAGCCACCTGGGCCGAACCACCCAGGCCGCCAAGCCCGAGGTGGTGGGGAAGGCGAGAGCCCTCATCCTGGAGGCCTCCCCCGAGGCCGTGGCGGAAACCCTCGCCGCCCTGGCGGAAAGGCCCGACTCCACCCCCCTCCTTCCCCGGATGGGGGTGCCCGCCCTGGTCCTCGTGGGGGAAGAGGACACCCTCACCCCCCCGGAGGAAGCCAGGCGCATGTGGAAGGCCCTCCCCGACGCCCGCATGCTCATCCTCCCGGAGACGGGCCACCTGGCCAACCTGGAAAACCCCAAGGCCTTCCGCACCGCGCTTCTGGGCTTCCTCGCCGAGTTCTTTTAA